The Streptomyces sp. NBC_00597 DNA segment CCGCCTTCTCCAAGCGCCGCAAGGCGCACTTCGCCTCGCTCGACGCGCAGCGCGAGGACGCCCGCAAGGTCAAGGAGAGGCTAGTCGCGGAGGCCGAGTCGCTGTCGAAGTCGACGGACTGGGGTCCGACGGCCGCCCGCTACCGCGAGCTGATGGCGGACTGGAAGGCTGCGGGTCGGGCGCAGCGCGAGTCCGAGGACGACCTGTGGAACCGTTTCCGCGGTGCGCAGGACGTGTTCTTCGCGGCGCGTGGCGAGGTGTTCGCGGAGCGTGACGCCGAGCAGGTCGAGAACCTGAAGCTGAAGGAAGAGCTGGCCGACGAGGCCGAGAAGCTCGTCCCGATCACGGACCTGAAGGCGGCCCGGGCCGCGTTCCGCTCCCTCAACGAGCGCTGGGAGGGCGTCGGCCACGTGCCGCGCGACGCCCGGCCGAAGGTCGAGGGCCGGATGCACGCGGTGGAGCGGGCCATCCAGGAGGCCGAGGAGGGCGAGTGGCGTCGTACGAACCCGGAGGCGCGGGCCCGTGCGGCCGGCCTGACGGGTCAGCTCCAGGCGGCGGTGGACAAGCTGCGTGAGCAGATCGACGCGGCCCGTGCTGCGGGCAACAACGCGAAGGCCGACAAGCTGGCCCGTGAGCTGGAGGGCCGCCAGGCCCTGCTGGACCAGGCCCTGAAGGGCCTGGAGGAGTTCGGCGGCTAGTTCCCGCGGCTGGTCCGGCCGCGCGACCCGGGACGGCCCCCGGGCGCCGCCGAGGTACGTACGAGGGCCCCGGTACGGAAACTCCGTACCGGGGCCCTCGTACGTGTCAGGGCCGGTTCCGCGTGTCGTCCTGGATCAGGTCGAGCGCGTGGTCCAGTACCTCGCAGGCGTGGAGGTGGTTCCCGGATTCCTGCAACAGCCCCGCCAGCCGCCGGCACACCAGGACGGCCTCGGGACGGTAGAAGCGGTGCACGCGTACGAACGCCTCCTCCAGGACGGCGATGGCCTCGCCGAGCTGCCCGGTCTCGGCCAACATGTCGGCCAGTTCGAACTGGACGGCCAGGAGGTCGCCCTCGCCCGCCCCCGACCGCTCGCGCAGGGCCAGCCGCAGGACCGGCAGCGCGTCCCGGGTCCGCCCCGCCGAGCGCAGGGTGCGGGCCAGCGCCAGTCCCGTTCCCACCATGGCCGTCTGGAGATCGCCGCGGAGCACGGGCCCGGCCGGCACGCCGCGCGGCGCGCGGGCCCGGTTGCGGACGATCTTCAGTCGTCCGACGCCGTTCTCCTGGGCGTGCTGCGGCAGCGGGCGGTTCTTGCTGCGCAGCCGGAACTCCAGGGTGCGGAACAGGGTGTCGAGGTCGATCACCTCGGGCCCGTCCGGGATCCCCTCGCGCAGCACCTTGATCAGCTCCCCGGAGAAGGCGGTGTGCCGTTCCCCGTCCGGCGCCAGGGCCACCCGGTCCCCCGGTGAAGCGCTCAGGAGGTAGGCGCCTTCGACAGCGGTCTCCGCGGCGACCCCGTCCCCAGCGGTGAGGATGC contains these protein-coding regions:
- a CDS encoding DUF349 domain-containing protein, which gives rise to MSSDPWGRVDETGTVYVRTAEGEKVVGSWQAGTPEEALAYFERKYEGLVVEIGLLERRVRTTDLSAKDAQTAIDHLRTQVEEHHAVGDLGALRVRLDKLVATVDSRREERKVQKAKQTDEARAAKDALVAEAEQLAQSDQWRSAGERLRALVDTWKGLPRLDRKSDDELWHRFSHARSAFSKRRKAHFASLDAQREDARKVKERLVAEAESLSKSTDWGPTAARYRELMADWKAAGRAQRESEDDLWNRFRGAQDVFFAARGEVFAERDAEQVENLKLKEELADEAEKLVPITDLKAARAAFRSLNERWEGVGHVPRDARPKVEGRMHAVERAIQEAEEGEWRRTNPEARARAAGLTGQLQAAVDKLREQIDAARAAGNNAKADKLARELEGRQALLDQALKGLEEFGG
- a CDS encoding caspase family protein encodes the protein MTGVPDPAGSRAVLIGSAGYRDLPGLPAVEANIEDLAAELADATVWGLPERHLTLVRNPSYPSDLLDPVHQAGEEATDTLLVYFAGHGMRDADSADLFLALYGSRENVGYTAVAYQHLREAVRASRAARKVVVLDCCFSGRAARILTAGDGVAAETAVEGAYLLSASPGDRVALAPDGERHTAFSGELIKVLREGIPDGPEVIDLDTLFRTLEFRLRSKNRPLPQHAQENGVGRLKIVRNRARAPRGVPAGPVLRGDLQTAMVGTGLALARTLRSAGRTRDALPVLRLALRERSGAGEGDLLAVQFELADMLAETGQLGEAIAVLEEAFVRVHRFYRPEAVLVCRRLAGLLQESGNHLHACEVLDHALDLIQDDTRNRP